One part of the Mariniblastus fucicola genome encodes these proteins:
- the aroB gene encoding 3-dehydroquinate synthase has product MTQPQTVDVPLEDRSYKIHIGSGLIEQLGTLCAPFIADRHVVIISDEKVASHYLPKVESALESVTSRGNSLVVDEGETSKSLDTCYQLWQEMIELPADRKSVVVALGGGVIGDLAGFVAAGFARGIDFIQIPTSLLAQVDSSVGGKTGVNLPQAKNMVGAFWQPKTVVIDIDVLETLDDRNFRAGLAEVIKYGLIMDDALFTRIESSMEAILNREPAIITELIQRCCQCKADVVTEDETETSGRRAILNYGHTIGHAIEAVYGYGEYLHGEAISIGMVAEAEMAKALGMVDDVFCDRQKAIFESAGLPTTCPAGKEEALIEAMTRDKKVASGKLNFILPTKIGDVESVATPGGEAIAAALKACS; this is encoded by the coding sequence TTGACTCAGCCGCAAACCGTCGATGTTCCGCTCGAAGATCGCAGCTACAAAATCCATATCGGCTCAGGGCTGATCGAGCAACTTGGCACGCTCTGCGCTCCCTTCATCGCCGACCGCCATGTCGTCATCATCAGTGACGAAAAAGTAGCCTCGCACTACCTCCCGAAAGTCGAATCAGCACTCGAATCGGTCACTTCGCGAGGCAACTCGCTGGTCGTTGACGAAGGCGAAACGTCCAAGAGCCTCGACACGTGCTACCAACTGTGGCAGGAGATGATCGAGCTTCCTGCTGACCGCAAATCCGTCGTCGTTGCACTTGGCGGGGGAGTCATCGGAGATCTTGCCGGTTTTGTGGCAGCCGGTTTCGCTCGCGGTATCGACTTCATCCAGATTCCGACTTCGTTGCTGGCTCAAGTCGATTCCAGTGTCGGGGGCAAAACAGGAGTCAACCTTCCCCAAGCCAAAAACATGGTCGGCGCGTTCTGGCAACCGAAAACGGTCGTCATCGATATCGACGTTCTGGAAACGCTCGACGACCGAAACTTTCGCGCGGGCCTGGCCGAAGTCATCAAGTACGGGCTGATCATGGACGACGCTCTGTTCACCCGAATTGAATCGAGCATGGAAGCCATCCTGAATCGGGAACCGGCGATCATCACGGAACTTATTCAACGATGCTGCCAATGCAAGGCCGACGTGGTCACGGAAGACGAAACGGAAACCTCGGGTCGCCGAGCGATTTTGAATTACGGTCACACAATCGGCCACGCAATCGAAGCCGTCTACGGTTACGGCGAGTACCTACACGGTGAAGCAATTTCGATCGGCATGGTCGCCGAAGCCGAAATGGCGAAAGCACTCGGCATGGTCGACGATGTGTTTTGCGATCGTCAAAAAGCGATCTTCGAATCTGCGGGTCTGCCAACAACCTGCCCGGCGGGCAAAGAAGAAGCGTTGATCGAAGCCATGACGCGCGACAAAAAAGTTGCCTCCGGAAAGCTGAACTTTATTTTACCTACAAAAATTGGCGACGTGGAATCGGTGGCGACGCCCGGCGGCGAAGCCATTGCTGCGGCACTCAAGGCGTGTTCCTGA
- a CDS encoding sodium:solute symporter family protein — protein MSQDLWNYLFIGATFAVYIFIAFRTRAATTKEYYVASGGVSPFTNGMATAADWMSAATFISMAGGIAAGGYDASRFLMGWTGGFVLLTALIVPYLRKFNKFTVTDFLGDRFYSNVARAVGVICAVFICMTYIMGQMRGVGMVFSRLFEIEIWMGVLIGAGIVFAYAGLGGMKGITYTQVAQYCVMVFAYTIPAIFVSMLLTGNVIPQFGLIGDYTKEGADAAVPLLEKLNQLNTDLGFAKYTDGSLSTLDMFCITAALMCGTAGLPHVIVRFFTVKSVKAVRKSACWTLLFIAIIYLTAPAIGAFSRTNFMAEIHDCKYSESPAWFKSWEDRGLIAWVDKNGDGVMQHQAGTAFDGKPVFETERAEGQPRVVTNALTDSPNEVYYDQDILVMANPEMANLPKWVVALVMAGCVAAALSTAAGLLLVLSTSISHDLLKKIVSPNMSDKQEVLSARIASFTFLGIAAYFGINPPSEFVAKTVAFAFGLAASSFFPTILMGIFSKRINREGAIAGMVAGIGLTLSYIVYFQFFAGHKAYWFGISPEGIGFVGMLVNFAVANIVSMMTPPPPQEIVEMVENIRTPGNAGGATH, from the coding sequence ATGAGCCAGGATCTTTGGAACTATCTGTTCATCGGCGCGACCTTCGCGGTATATATCTTCATCGCCTTCCGCACACGGGCGGCGACCACCAAAGAATACTACGTTGCCAGTGGCGGCGTATCTCCCTTCACCAACGGTATGGCAACCGCAGCGGACTGGATGTCGGCGGCCACGTTCATCTCGATGGCTGGCGGCATCGCGGCAGGAGGCTACGACGCGTCACGATTCCTGATGGGATGGACGGGAGGCTTCGTTTTGCTGACCGCGCTGATCGTGCCATACTTGCGAAAGTTCAACAAGTTCACTGTCACGGACTTTCTGGGCGACCGCTTCTATTCCAACGTCGCACGCGCCGTCGGAGTCATCTGCGCGGTCTTCATTTGCATGACGTACATCATGGGCCAGATGCGTGGCGTCGGGATGGTGTTCTCGCGGCTGTTCGAAATCGAAATCTGGATGGGTGTGCTGATCGGAGCCGGCATCGTGTTCGCCTATGCGGGACTCGGCGGCATGAAAGGCATCACGTACACGCAAGTCGCTCAGTATTGCGTGATGGTGTTCGCCTACACGATCCCGGCGATCTTCGTTTCGATGTTGCTGACCGGAAACGTCATCCCGCAGTTCGGGCTGATCGGCGACTATACGAAAGAAGGCGCCGATGCCGCCGTTCCTTTGCTGGAAAAACTGAATCAACTCAACACGGATCTTGGTTTCGCAAAATACACCGACGGAAGTCTGTCGACGCTGGACATGTTCTGCATCACAGCCGCGCTGATGTGCGGTACGGCTGGACTGCCTCACGTGATCGTGCGATTCTTTACCGTCAAGTCAGTCAAAGCAGTCCGCAAATCGGCTTGTTGGACGTTACTCTTCATCGCCATCATTTATCTGACCGCACCAGCGATCGGTGCGTTCTCCAGAACGAATTTCATGGCGGAGATTCACGATTGCAAGTATTCCGAATCGCCGGCGTGGTTCAAGAGCTGGGAAGACCGCGGCTTGATCGCGTGGGTCGACAAGAACGGCGACGGCGTGATGCAGCATCAGGCCGGAACAGCCTTCGACGGCAAACCAGTTTTCGAAACAGAACGCGCCGAAGGCCAACCTCGCGTCGTGACCAATGCACTCACTGACAGCCCGAACGAAGTCTATTACGATCAGGACATTCTTGTGATGGCGAATCCGGAGATGGCGAATTTGCCAAAGTGGGTCGTTGCTCTCGTGATGGCGGGCTGTGTGGCGGCCGCACTTTCGACTGCCGCTGGATTGTTGCTGGTGCTGTCGACTTCGATTTCGCATGACTTATTGAAGAAGATCGTCAGCCCGAACATGAGCGACAAACAGGAAGTCCTCTCGGCTCGGATTGCATCGTTTACCTTCTTGGGCATCGCTGCGTACTTCGGGATCAATCCGCCGTCGGAGTTCGTCGCCAAGACCGTTGCGTTTGCGTTTGGCCTGGCTGCGTCGTCTTTCTTTCCGACGATCCTGATGGGCATTTTTTCCAAGCGTATCAATCGCGAAGGCGCGATTGCCGGGATGGTTGCCGGAATCGGTTTGACGCTCAGCTACATCGTGTACTTCCAGTTTTTCGCGGGCCATAAAGCATACTGGTTCGGCATTTCGCCCGAAGGCATTGGCTTCGTTGGCATGCTGGTGAACTTTGCGGTCGCGAATATCGTCTCGATGATGACACCGCCGCCTCCGCAGGAAATTGTGGAGATGGTTGAGAACATTCGCACGCCTGGAAACGCCGGCGGAGCCACGCATTAA
- a CDS encoding DUF4212 domain-containing protein produces MNLPENAPSDEGTIDTNPFSAKSISDKSVANNVDYWKKSLNVVYIVLGFWAFISLGCGVLFRDFLDANMPNVGNAPFGFWMAQQGSIIGFLILLFLYMVLMNRIDRRHGFDEDDV; encoded by the coding sequence ATGAATTTACCGGAAAACGCGCCTTCGGATGAAGGCACGATCGACACGAATCCATTTTCGGCCAAGTCGATCTCTGACAAATCCGTGGCGAACAATGTCGACTACTGGAAAAAGTCGCTCAACGTCGTTTACATTGTCCTGGGATTCTGGGCGTTCATTTCGCTCGGATGCGGAGTCCTGTTTCGAGACTTCCTCGATGCGAACATGCCCAACGTTGGCAACGCACCGTTTGGATTCTGGATGGCTCAACAGGGTTCCATCATCGGATTCCTGATTTTACTGTTCCTGTACATGGTGCTGATGAACAGAATCGATCGTCGTCACGGATTTGATGAGGACGATGTATGA
- a CDS encoding PLP-dependent transferase, which yields MSQNVDSMRLLSPLRNSTEGESAEALTSEQLQHFGIDPASEYGKSLGGIVSRMYAAQSDINGLWEATMSEMAGLSQSDKINRFNSLKFLSFQLAKMLDTVQNPFRKTYQSLGYSGETSAAKGPYAVFDNVTAIFSATPVISRTATYIYACAEWIADAFKGKELMLEIYSRLLNPTSICLANHVVDLEAGPFASEYLAWNFNSGMAAIDSTLSHVLGRDDVIITSRNIYGGSYQLINDWYAKPGNLDIAVEMFDGYTADEFSECLARTREKHADRLAKGRKIYVFLESPCNPHGYIVNVATICRRAHAEGLVVMLDATVGTPMLYRSLAREDATERPDYVIHSYTKDLSGSGGAIAGCVIGRNENMFMPKGMVTETHSWDQTMFWNVYYVKGAFLNADAAFEVLQGMKTLTVRMMRKCINTIILAKFMDAHPNIDVTCSAVGDDMNSEFRERYMYLGLPAPLFTVSINGVSKKAFQRFFDALSPTFAHMISLGQTNTIVSCPSLTTHSELDDEALAQAGMSATTIRFAVGDESPADLVNHLVHAAKGTLDLESDFSTQFPSESETRDMITNTYVDVHSRHVQHQADSLNFNE from the coding sequence ATGAGCCAAAACGTTGACTCGATGCGATTGTTGTCGCCGCTGCGGAATTCCACCGAAGGAGAATCCGCGGAGGCCCTGACGTCCGAGCAGTTGCAGCACTTCGGGATCGACCCTGCAAGCGAATACGGCAAATCGCTGGGTGGGATCGTCAGCCGAATGTATGCGGCACAGTCCGACATCAACGGGCTCTGGGAAGCCACCATGTCAGAGATGGCCGGGCTTTCGCAGTCCGACAAAATCAATCGCTTCAACTCGCTGAAGTTCCTCTCGTTCCAGCTCGCGAAGATGCTCGACACAGTTCAGAATCCGTTTCGCAAAACGTACCAGTCCTTGGGCTACTCGGGCGAAACATCGGCCGCCAAAGGTCCCTACGCGGTTTTTGACAACGTGACCGCGATCTTCAGTGCAACGCCCGTTATTTCACGAACGGCGACTTACATTTATGCCTGTGCCGAATGGATTGCCGACGCGTTCAAGGGCAAGGAGCTGATGCTGGAGATCTATTCCCGGCTGCTCAACCCGACCAGCATTTGCCTGGCGAACCATGTCGTGGACCTCGAAGCCGGACCCTTTGCCAGCGAGTACCTTGCGTGGAATTTCAACAGCGGCATGGCGGCGATCGATTCGACGTTGTCCCATGTGCTTGGTCGCGACGACGTGATCATCACCAGCCGAAACATTTACGGTGGCTCCTATCAGCTGATCAACGACTGGTACGCCAAGCCCGGGAATCTGGACATCGCGGTCGAAATGTTCGACGGCTACACCGCGGACGAGTTCAGCGAATGTCTTGCTCGGACTCGTGAAAAGCACGCCGATCGACTGGCGAAGGGACGCAAGATCTATGTCTTTCTCGAATCGCCCTGCAACCCGCACGGTTACATCGTCAACGTTGCCACCATTTGTCGGCGGGCTCATGCGGAAGGCCTTGTCGTGATGCTCGATGCAACCGTCGGAACGCCCATGCTCTATCGTTCGCTGGCTCGTGAGGACGCGACCGAGCGACCGGACTATGTGATTCACTCCTACACGAAAGACCTCAGCGGATCCGGCGGAGCGATTGCCGGTTGCGTGATCGGACGCAACGAAAACATGTTCATGCCCAAGGGGATGGTCACCGAAACGCATTCCTGGGACCAAACCATGTTCTGGAATGTGTACTACGTTAAAGGCGCATTCCTGAATGCGGACGCGGCGTTTGAAGTTCTGCAGGGAATGAAAACGCTGACGGTCCGGATGATGAGGAAGTGCATTAACACGATCATCCTGGCGAAATTTATGGACGCTCATCCGAACATCGACGTCACGTGCAGCGCGGTCGGCGACGACATGAATTCGGAGTTCCGCGAACGATACATGTACCTTGGTTTGCCGGCTCCGCTATTCACGGTCAGCATTAACGGTGTTTCGAAGAAAGCCTTTCAGCGATTTTTCGATGCGTTGTCGCCAACCTTTGCTCACATGATTTCGCTGGGGCAAACGAATACGATCGTCAGTTGTCCTTCTTTGACGACTCATTCGGAACTCGACGACGAAGCGTTGGCTCAGGCGGGAATGTCGGCGACCACGATCCGGTTCGCTGTCGGTGACGAAAGCCCGGCTGATTTGGTCAACCATCTGGTGCATGCCGCAAAAGGAACGCTCGATCTTGAGTCTGACTTTTCGACTCAGTTTCCATCCGAGTCCGAAACTCGCGACATGATCACTAACACCTACGTCGATGTGCACTCCCGGCACGTGCAACATCAGGCCGATTCGCTCAATTTCAATGAGTAG
- a CDS encoding carboxymuconolactone decarboxylase family protein produces MNSMDNMKKLGKLDQAGNDAWKKFQAFNESAMAEGAVPVKYKELIALGVALTTQCGYCLEIHREKAIDAGATEAELAETTMVAAAIRAGGALTHGTHLME; encoded by the coding sequence ATGAATTCGATGGACAACATGAAGAAGCTTGGAAAACTGGACCAGGCCGGCAACGACGCATGGAAAAAGTTTCAGGCTTTCAACGAGTCTGCGATGGCTGAAGGGGCTGTTCCTGTGAAGTACAAAGAGCTGATTGCGCTCGGCGTCGCTTTGACCACGCAGTGCGGCTATTGCCTTGAGATCCATCGCGAGAAAGCAATTGACGCGGGTGCCACCGAAGCAGAACTTGCGGAAACCACGATGGTCGCGGCAGCGATCCGGGCTGGCGGGGCCCTGACTCACGGAACCCATCTGATGGAGTAA
- the mtaB gene encoding tRNA (N(6)-L-threonylcarbamoyladenosine(37)-C(2))-methylthiotransferase MtaB: MAKIKTVTLGCKVNQYETQFLREGLLSAGFTDAEDSQPADLCVINTCTITNEGDSKSRQIIRRMNRDNPDARIIVMGCYATREPEAVAALPGVSEVITDKREMPDLLGRFGVVDIPDGISGLDGRHRAYVKVQDGCLLKCSYCIIPTVRPKMESRPLQSIIDEVKRLVDNGFREVILTGIHLGHYGVDFNKGKPKAEWTRLSHLVHQICELPGDFRVRMSSIEATEVTRELIQVMQQYPEKVCPHLHVCVQSGSDRILRAMKRRWTRKHIIDRCEVVKEALHLPAFSTDLIVGFPGETEADFEDSLDICRQIGFSKIHMFPFSPRRTTPAAEMDNQIPGNIKSERGAIVKQLETELRADYYKKLVGQKLQVLVEKVSEGFDRNAAVGTSCRYGQVEIDAEGVADNDLVDVEISEARADRMVGKRLV, translated from the coding sequence GTGGCAAAGATCAAAACAGTAACTCTCGGCTGCAAAGTCAACCAATACGAAACGCAGTTCCTTCGCGAGGGCTTGCTGAGCGCTGGCTTTACGGACGCCGAGGACTCACAGCCTGCGGATCTGTGCGTGATCAATACTTGCACGATCACCAACGAAGGCGATTCCAAGAGCCGTCAGATCATTCGGCGGATGAACCGGGACAATCCGGACGCCCGCATCATCGTAATGGGCTGTTACGCGACGCGAGAACCGGAAGCTGTTGCCGCGTTGCCGGGAGTCTCAGAAGTCATCACTGACAAACGTGAGATGCCTGACTTGTTGGGGAGATTTGGCGTTGTCGATATCCCTGACGGAATTTCGGGACTCGACGGTCGGCATCGGGCTTACGTGAAAGTTCAGGATGGCTGTCTGCTCAAGTGCAGCTACTGCATCATCCCGACGGTGCGGCCAAAGATGGAAAGCCGTCCGCTGCAATCGATCATCGACGAAGTCAAACGGCTGGTCGATAACGGGTTTCGCGAAGTCATCCTGACGGGCATTCATCTTGGTCACTACGGCGTCGACTTTAATAAAGGCAAACCGAAAGCTGAGTGGACGCGGCTGTCGCATCTGGTTCATCAAATTTGCGAGTTGCCTGGCGATTTTCGCGTGCGGATGTCCAGCATCGAAGCCACCGAGGTGACTCGCGAACTGATTCAGGTGATGCAGCAGTATCCCGAAAAAGTCTGTCCACATCTTCACGTTTGCGTTCAGAGTGGCAGCGATCGAATCTTGCGAGCCATGAAGCGGCGTTGGACTCGGAAGCACATCATTGATCGCTGCGAAGTCGTCAAGGAAGCCTTGCACTTGCCCGCGTTTTCGACGGATCTGATCGTCGGCTTTCCGGGTGAAACCGAAGCGGACTTTGAGGACTCGCTCGACATCTGTCGCCAGATCGGTTTCTCAAAAATTCATATGTTCCCCTTCAGCCCGCGTCGCACAACGCCTGCGGCTGAGATGGACAATCAGATTCCGGGGAACATCAAATCCGAACGTGGCGCGATTGTTAAACAGCTGGAAACGGAACTGCGTGCCGACTACTACAAAAAACTGGTCGGCCAGAAATTGCAGGTGCTGGTCGAGAAAGTTTCCGAAGGCTTTGATCGCAACGCGGCGGTTGGAACCAGTTGTCGGTACGGGCAAGTCGAAATCGACGCCGAAGGAGTTGCGGACAACGATTTGGTCGACGTCGAGATTTCAGAAGCGCGGGCCGATCGAATGGTCGGCAAACGTCTCGTTTAA
- a CDS encoding sigma-54-dependent transcriptional regulator, with translation MSKAIQKQTRLLIVDDDQHLLQSMGQWLETQGFAIQVASNVKEAKTRLANDTFDVALIDLRLGDEDGFELLEFCKNSVPQMVAILMTGYANIDTGVEAMRRGAADLLTKPLIDDELLMGIERAMSQRQVVEENRNLKAQLDHKFDKTNIVGTDFRMQKIFDMIDNIANTKATVLITGESGTGKSLIARAIHQKSNRKDGPFVEVACGALPENLLESELFGHVAGSFTGATANKEGKFQQAHGGTIFLDEIGTASPGLQVKLLRVLQEFEFEQVGGTKTFRTDARVVLATNEDLEQCVAENRFRQDLYYRINVINLLLPSLRERPSDVPMLAMHFLKKVCQEEGRSLEGFNDQAIHALRNYDWPGNVRELQNVVERAVLLGKGPELGVSDLPSHVGTVTQSSPQISVSATGKRQTLKEALEGPERVIILQCLQENNWNRNETADQLGINRTTLYKKMKKLGLDTPEYAQMIE, from the coding sequence ATGTCCAAGGCAATCCAAAAGCAAACTCGACTTCTGATCGTTGACGACGATCAACATCTGCTTCAGTCGATGGGGCAATGGCTCGAGACTCAAGGCTTCGCCATTCAGGTTGCATCGAACGTCAAGGAAGCAAAAACACGTCTCGCAAACGACACCTTTGACGTTGCGCTTATCGACCTTCGCCTTGGCGATGAAGACGGTTTTGAGCTACTTGAGTTCTGCAAAAACAGCGTCCCGCAGATGGTCGCAATCCTGATGACGGGCTACGCCAACATCGACACGGGTGTGGAAGCCATGCGTCGCGGAGCAGCCGATTTGCTGACCAAGCCACTGATCGATGACGAGCTTTTAATGGGCATCGAGCGTGCGATGTCACAGCGTCAGGTCGTTGAAGAAAACCGAAACCTCAAGGCTCAACTCGATCACAAATTTGACAAGACGAACATCGTCGGAACCGATTTTCGCATGCAGAAGATTTTCGACATGATCGACAACATCGCCAACACCAAGGCGACGGTTCTGATCACCGGCGAAAGCGGAACGGGAAAGTCACTGATCGCTCGTGCAATTCACCAAAAATCGAATCGCAAAGATGGCCCGTTCGTGGAAGTCGCTTGCGGTGCGTTGCCTGAGAACTTGCTCGAAAGCGAACTCTTCGGTCACGTCGCAGGTTCTTTCACCGGAGCAACGGCAAACAAGGAAGGCAAGTTTCAACAGGCTCACGGCGGAACGATCTTTCTGGACGAAATTGGCACCGCGTCTCCGGGACTTCAAGTGAAACTTCTTCGCGTGCTTCAGGAGTTTGAATTTGAACAGGTTGGCGGCACAAAGACCTTCCGGACGGATGCGAGAGTCGTTCTGGCGACCAACGAGGATCTGGAGCAATGCGTTGCGGAAAATCGATTCCGCCAGGATCTGTACTACCGAATCAATGTGATCAACCTTTTGCTGCCTTCGTTGCGTGAGCGACCTTCTGATGTGCCGATGTTGGCGATGCACTTTCTGAAGAAAGTCTGCCAGGAGGAAGGCCGTAGCCTTGAGGGATTCAACGATCAAGCCATTCACGCGTTGCGAAATTACGACTGGCCAGGCAACGTTCGCGAGTTGCAAAACGTCGTCGAGCGAGCCGTACTGCTTGGAAAGGGTCCGGAGCTTGGCGTGAGCGATCTGCCAAGCCATGTCGGCACCGTCACTCAGAGCAGCCCGCAGATTTCTGTTTCAGCCACTGGAAAACGACAGACGCTGAAAGAAGCTCTTGAAGGGCCAGAGCGTGTGATCATTTTGCAGTGTCTGCAAGAGAACAACTGGAACCGGAATGAGACGGCGGATCAACTGGGAATCAACCGCACAACGCTGTACAAAAAGATGAAAAAGCTTGGCCTCGACACGCCCGAATATGCTCAGATGATCGAGTAA
- a CDS encoding LuxR C-terminal-related transcriptional regulator, with protein sequence MSVSSMTLEIVIADDHPVVVEGIRSRIESYNAKIVANPTDPESLVQLVEEIRPDVLVMESRLGKKDALRALEKFQNLALRPPVVVFSMYPDATHIARASALGCHDYILKSSPIDALFEAVNRASRGESAPADSLLNTVRTRMRSNSGTPHADLTNREMQVLRHVAMGLSNREIGKSLGISVETVKEHVQNILRKLNVNDRTQAAVWAVRNQLIA encoded by the coding sequence ATGTCTGTTTCAAGCATGACTCTAGAAATTGTCATCGCAGACGATCACCCGGTCGTGGTCGAAGGCATTCGCTCACGTATCGAAAGCTACAACGCGAAGATCGTTGCGAACCCAACGGATCCTGAATCGCTCGTCCAACTCGTCGAAGAAATTCGTCCGGATGTGTTGGTGATGGAGTCTCGCTTGGGAAAGAAGGACGCGTTGCGGGCTCTCGAAAAATTTCAAAACCTCGCGCTGCGTCCGCCGGTTGTCGTGTTCTCGATGTATCCCGACGCGACCCATATCGCGAGAGCTTCAGCGTTGGGTTGCCACGATTACATCCTGAAGTCTTCTCCGATCGACGCATTGTTTGAGGCCGTCAACCGAGCGAGTCGCGGCGAGTCTGCCCCCGCGGATAGTTTGTTGAACACCGTCCGCACGCGGATGAGAAGCAACTCTGGCACTCCACATGCGGATTTGACGAACCGGGAGATGCAGGTGCTTCGCCACGTTGCGATGGGCTTGAGCAATCGCGAAATTGGCAAGTCGCTTGGGATTAGCGTGGAGACTGTGAAAGAGCACGTTCAGAACATCTTGAGAAAGCTGAACGTCAATGACCGGACACAAGCCGCCGTTTGGGCGGTTCGAAATCAGTTGATTGCTTGA
- the pckA gene encoding phosphoenolpyruvate carboxykinase (ATP), giving the protein MLQSPLLNLSGAPIALPILKAKAMLDLDQYGIQVDDIRHNLSPATLYQEAIRLEKGAAIANSGALIAYSGSKTGRSPTDKRVVRHEDSEKDIWWGPVNIDIDDNVFQVNRERAIDYLNTRSYLYVVDAYAGWDPAYQMKVRVICTRPYHALFMHTMLIRPTREELKTFGDPDFVIFNAGRFPANRHTSGMTSKTSVDVSLHPGEMVILGTEYAGEMKKGVFTMMNYFMPRKNVLSMHCSATADRESGTSSVLFGLSGTGKTTLSADPKRLLVGDDEHGWSDDGIFNIEGGCYAKAIDLTPDSEPEIFQALRFGSVLENVVYDKEDHSVDFSDDSITQNTRGAYPIEFIQNAKIPCVAGHPDDVIFLTCDAFGVMPPVSRLSPAHAMYHFISGYTAKVAGTEMGIDEPEATFSPCFGGPFLMWHPGKYAEMLAEKIEKYDARVWLVNTGWSGGGYGVGSRMKLSYTRAVMDAIHSGDLDKAPTEKDPVFGFDVVTKCEGVPDEMLQPRLTWSDKDAYDAAAKKLASLFCDNFKTYAEGVSDEVLAAAPDAS; this is encoded by the coding sequence TTGCTTCAAAGCCCACTTCTCAACCTTAGCGGCGCTCCAATCGCGCTACCAATTTTGAAAGCCAAAGCCATGCTGGACCTGGATCAATACGGAATCCAAGTAGACGATATTCGCCACAATTTGTCGCCCGCGACGCTCTATCAGGAAGCCATCCGACTCGAGAAAGGCGCCGCGATCGCCAATTCAGGCGCACTGATTGCCTATTCAGGATCCAAAACCGGTCGTTCGCCGACCGACAAACGCGTCGTGCGTCACGAGGACTCCGAGAAAGATATCTGGTGGGGCCCGGTCAACATCGATATCGATGACAACGTCTTTCAGGTCAATCGTGAACGGGCAATCGACTATCTCAATACACGCAGCTACCTGTACGTCGTCGACGCCTACGCCGGTTGGGATCCGGCTTACCAGATGAAAGTTCGCGTTATCTGTACGCGACCGTATCATGCGCTGTTTATGCACACGATGCTGATTCGTCCGACACGGGAAGAGCTGAAGACGTTTGGCGATCCTGATTTTGTGATCTTTAATGCGGGACGATTCCCGGCCAACCGGCATACGTCCGGAATGACGTCCAAGACCAGTGTTGACGTCAGTCTGCATCCTGGCGAGATGGTGATCCTCGGAACAGAGTACGCGGGTGAAATGAAGAAGGGCGTGTTCACGATGATGAACTACTTCATGCCCAGGAAAAATGTGCTGTCGATGCATTGCTCAGCGACGGCGGATCGCGAAAGCGGGACTTCGTCAGTGCTGTTCGGGCTTTCGGGAACCGGAAAGACAACTCTGTCGGCGGACCCGAAACGTTTGCTGGTCGGTGATGACGAGCATGGCTGGTCGGACGACGGGATCTTCAATATCGAAGGCGGATGCTACGCCAAAGCAATTGACCTGACTCCCGATTCGGAGCCGGAGATTTTTCAGGCGCTCCGCTTTGGTTCCGTTTTGGAAAACGTGGTTTACGACAAGGAAGATCATAGCGTCGACTTCAGCGACGATTCGATCACGCAGAATACTCGTGGCGCGTATCCGATTGAGTTCATTCAGAATGCAAAGATTCCCTGCGTCGCCGGCCATCCCGATGACGTGATCTTCTTGACTTGCGATGCGTTCGGTGTCATGCCTCCGGTTAGCCGCTTGTCGCCGGCTCACGCGATGTATCATTTCATCAGCGGTTACACGGCCAAGGTCGCCGGGACAGAGATGGGGATCGATGAACCGGAAGCAACGTTTTCTCCTTGCTTCGGTGGTCCTTTCCTGATGTGGCATCCGGGCAAGTACGCAGAGATGCTGGCCGAGAAAATCGAGAAGTACGACGCTCGCGTATGGCTGGTGAACACCGGTTGGAGCGGTGGAGGCTACGGCGTCGGTTCGCGGATGAAGCTCAGCTATACCCGTGCGGTGATGGATGCAATTCACTCGGGCGATCTGGACAAGGCTCCAACCGAAAAGGATCCTGTATTCGGTTTCGATGTGGTCACGAAATGCGAAGGCGTCCCCGATGAAATGCTTCAGCCGCGGCTGACTTGGTCGGACAAAGACGCGTACGATGCGGCGGCGAAGAAGCTGGCGTCGCTATTCTGTGACAATTTCAAGACCTACGCGGAAGGCGTCAGCGATGAAGTTTTGGCTGCGGCTCCAGACGCAAGTTAG